ACCAGCTCACTTATCTGCGTGCGTCCCTCTTCGCTGTAGACAGCCTCGGCGGCACGTTGGACAGGGTAGGAGACACTATTGAACTTGGTGGTATGGCGACGGTTCCAGAGTTCCTGGATCGAGACCGCATCCCCGGATGTTGTATATGCTTTGCAAGCCTTGGGAACAACGGTATAGGCACAACGTGTTCCAGTGAACCCTGCGTTTTTGGAGAAACTACGGAACTCCACAGCCACTTCTTCGGCGCCCTCAATCTCGTAGATTGAGCGAGGAAGACGTTCATCCTGCACAAAGGCCTCGTAAGCGGCATCGAACAGGATCAGGGCCTTGTTGTTCTTGGCGTATTCGACCCACTGCTTCAACTGTTCCTTGGTGGCGGTTGCACCTGTCGGATTGTTGGGGAAACAGAGATAGATCAGATCAACCGGCACACTGGGGAGATTGGGGATGAAACCGTTCTCCCGGGTGCCTTCCAGGTAGGTGAGACCCGTGTAGCGTCCCGCTTCGGCTTCCCCCGTCCGCCCCGCCATCACGTTGGTGTCCACATAGACCGGATAGACAGGATCCGGAATAGCGACCCGAATGTCGTTGGCGAATATCTCCTGAAAATTGCCGGAGTCGCATTTGGCGCCATCGCTGACAAAGATCTCATCAGCTTCGATATTGCAGCCCCGGGATTGGAAATCGCCCTCGGCAATCGCCTTCCGCAGAAAGTCGTAGCCCTGTTCAGGGCCATATCCATGGAATGTGGCGTCATTGGCCATTTCGTCAATGGCCGCATGAAAGGCTTTGATGCAGGCATCCGGCAGAGCGCGGGTGACATCGCCTATACCCAGGCGGATTATGTGCTTGTCGGGGTTGGCCTGCTGAAAAGCGGCAACACGTTTTGCAATGTCTGAGAACAGGTATGAAGCCTGGAGTTTTTTATAGTTCTCATTGATTTTGATCATGCTACACCTCAGGAAACCGAAAAACGGGCCATTATACAGAGATTGTGGGTGAGTAGGAGAGTAGGTTACTGATACGGACAGGGTTTCATCCCCTAACTGAATAGCCTGGAATAGGCCTCCTCCGTGAATCCCACATTCAGCGTTTTATCTGTCTCGAGTACCGGTCGTTTGATGATTGATGGCGTCTCCAACATGATGCGAATGGCATTCTCTTCATTGATTTCAGCCTTCACGCTATCGTCCAGTTTACGCCACATCATACCGCGACGGTTGAGCAGGGCCTCCCAGCCAACCCTAGCGACCCATTGGCGTAGCAGTTTTTCATCGACCCCGACTTTTTTATAGTCGTGAAACTGATAGGCGATGCCGTGTTCATCCAGCCATCGACGGGCCTTTTTCATCGTATCGCAATTAGGTATGCCGTAAAGTTTTACCATCATGGTTTTCTCTTTGTGTCACTTGGATGTCAGGATATTGAATCAATCATTTCCAATGAAAACAGTGTATTGAATTGGGCTGCCTGGGAACTAAAGGCGTAAGTCAGTATAAAATAGGCATATGCTATCAACCAGTGGTATCTGGTAGGGTTTTATCATCCAGTCAGCTCATCTACTATTTCCTACCGTTAAGCCGACAAACCGACGACTCCCTAGCCACAACCCACGTTTTTGGTGATAGTATCCAATAAAACTACTTCTAATGGTGTTTTTCGAAAAAGGACGATTTCGATGGTTCAGATTGATCAAAATGATGGTTGGAATATCGATGCCGATCTTAGCCTGATAAGCCACAGCTGCGGCTTCGAAGCTGAATTCAAGGGTAATGAGGTCTATGGTATCAAGCAGTTTCCCATTGAGGCGACCATCCTCGATATCAGGAACATGGTCTCCAGGGCGGAAGAGATTCTCTCAGGCTCATACCATCACCAACTGAGGCGGGTAAGTTCCAACCACCCTAATTAAGTTCATCCAATGAGTGTATGTCCCTAGGGTATCCTCGGCGCCACCTTTGGGAACAACCCCTGATACTCCATATGCCACCAACTACCGCTTTGCTCCCGCTCTTCGACGCTAGTGAAGCGGTATTCGAAGCTGTCCACCCGAAGGTACCGTGGAGGGTCATCGGGGAAGGGATTATGCTCCAGTAGTGCCGTGACTGTCTCCGAACCCTGGTGCAACCGTTCTACAAAGCGGCCGAACCAATTCATTTGTAACGGTTGTTGAGTGGGTACGAACCAGATCATCCAGTCGAGTCGTGGCTGATGGGGGATGATCATGCCGGGCGCCCGGGTTGGATCACCGGGTTTATATTTAAAGTCATAGGTCTGCCACAATTGACCATCATTAGATCCCTGAATGACAAGCTCATGTCTCTCGGTCTGCATGGTGGGAAAGATGTGGAAGATATGGCCGATACCGAACCGTTGCACAGTTTTACTAAAGTCCTGAATCACTGTTGGCACTGCCTGGGTACGAACAATATTAGCGCCAAAACTGATCAGGCTGGCTGGCACGATGAGTAGCGAAGCGGTGACGATCAGAACTGTCCGTAATCGTCCTGGTGATTGAACAGGCGTTTCAATCCGCTCTTGGAGTGAGGCAGGAAGCATCCGTTTCAACAATGGATCGTGCAGTAGAAACAGGCACAAAATGATAGTCAGCAGATTGATGAAATTGTGATTGCTGGTAGCGATGATCAGCAGTTGCATCAGGATAGTGGTGCCGGCTGCAAAGTAACGGAAACGACGCGGAAAAAAGATCAGGAAGGGTACCAGCAGCTCACTGAACAGGGTCAGAATCACGCCGGCTTTGAGGAACAGTTCCGGCAGCTGATGGGCGTACCAGGCGCCGATATGTGGTAGTGGTTGTGTTTCAAAGTAGTGGTTAAGGGCTGTCAAACCTGACCAGGATGGATCGCCGCTGACCAATTTGAAGAGACCGGACATGAAACGCAATCGAAATAACAGCCAATCGAACAAGAATATCAGTAACAGATTTCCCCCACCCACTAAGAAAATTGCGAGAAATCCCGTTTCCAACAACAGCGTGTCCCATTGAAAGTTGGTGAAAATCTGCCCGGCGTGATAAAGCGAGAGATAGAGCAGAAACAGCAGTATAAGTGTCAATCTCTGCCAACGACCAAACAGCAGGATCAATGAGAACAGAATACCCAGCAGGCTCACGCTCTTTAGAGCCAGGTCACTGGTCCCCGTTATCCAGAAGATGGATGGAAACCATAACCGGGCTTTCTCCCCATAATATTCCCCAGCCAGACTAAAATGTTCACTTAGCGGCAGGATGCCCGATTCACCAACCAAGCCGGTGATCTGCGCCGACAGGGAGGCAAAGGCCGCCAGATAGACAAGGGCCAGCAGACGCAGAAACAACCAGCTCACCAATCGCTGATCAGCGGCAGGTTGAAACAGCCGGGACATGGTGGCTTTGAACTGATTCATAGGTTTATGAATAGTCGATCCTTCATTGTTGGAATTGTAACAATATGGTGCAACACGTTCGATGATACGAAGCAATGTGCGGTTACATTTAGCTTGTAAATGAAATTCATACTGTTCAGTACGGTAAAGACTTTTGCAGAATTGAAATTCATGACATGATTCGTTCAGTCCAACGGTCGCCCTGAACTCAATTAACAAAGCATAAATTCGATCACATATACGAATAACGGCAAAATGAAAGTAGAGATCACACCTTTAGAGGCACGGGTAGTGGGTTGCCTGCTTGAAAAAGAGGTCACCACGCCTGACCAGTATCCACTCTCTCTTGCGGCTCTCACCAATGCATGCAACCAGAAAAGCAGTCGTGATCCCGTGCTGCAGTTGCAAGAGGTAGAGGTTCAGAGTCTGCTCGATGAGTTGATGAAAAAGCATCTTGTCAGCGATCGAACCGGGTTTGGCAGTCGTGTGGCTAAATATCAACATCGATTTTGCAATACCGGTTTTGGCGCGCTTGAATTCTCAACCCAGGAGTTGGGGCTTATCTGTGTGTTATTGCTGAGGGGCCCACAGACACCTGGCGAGTTACGCGGCCGTACCAATCGATTGTGCCAATTCTCCGACGTACAAGAGGTGGAGTCGGTACTGAACGGATTGATGCAACGGGCGGATGGGCCTTTTGTGGTGCGTCTTGCACGTGAACCCGGCAGACGCGAATCGCGCTATGCACATCTGTTTTGCGGCGATGTGGAGGAAGATAGTGAAGCGAACGAGCCGGATAGCATGGAAAGGGGTCAGGAGGCAGGCCAAGCGTCTCGAATCGAGCAGTTCGAAGCGGTACTGAATGAGATGCGTAGAGAGATTAAAAATCTCAAGGCACGGGTCGATGAATTGGAGTTACACCGCAATTGAGACATGGTCGCCGCCGCACCAGGTAACAGTCGGTCTACCATTCAATGGGTTTACCAAACCGGAAAAAACCTCCACTCGGCCCATCATCCGCTAAAGTGGCCGCCCAGATTATACCTTCCACACCTTCAGGAATAGACAGGGTTGCCTCTTTTCCTCCCATATCTGTCCGCACCCAACCGGGGCATATGGAATTGATTTTTATCTGCGTCTGCTTCAGCTCCTCGGAGAAAATTCGGGTCAATGCATTGAGCGCTGTCTTCGATAACCGATAGGATGGACAGCACCCCCCCATTTCACTGAGTTGTCCCATGCCGGATGAGACATTGACCACACACCCTTCTCCATCCATAAGCGGGATGAGTGCCTGGCAAAGCCTTAACGGACCAAGCGTATTCGTATCGAAGCCATTGAGAATGTTCTCGATTTCGGCATTGAAGACACTGCTTTCTGAATCCTCTGGGGAAGGGTCGGGAAATATACCTGCGTTATTGACCAAGATCTGCAGTCGTTTGTGATGTTGCCGGAAATGTTGCACCACAGCCAGTACGGAGGCTTCACTGCGAACATCCAACGGGTGGTAGGAGACATCCAGACCTTCGTTTAACAGCATCTGTTGAGCGGCCTGTCCATCGACCTCATTTCGGCTGGTCATAAGAACATGGTGACCAAGCCTGGCCAATTGACGGCTGGTCTCCAATCCAAGCCCGCGGTTGGCACCTGTCACGATAGCAACGGATTTATTTGTCATGGTCTCTCTTAATACATGTTAATGGGATATACCGGTCACAATCGGAATGATGATCAGTCTCTGATCCAGCTCAACTGAGAGATCGATAAAAATTGGGGCTAAACCTTTCAATATGAGGCATATAGGCGCAAAATTTATCATAGATGACAGACCATCTTCAGGAGTTTGGCATGATTCCCATTAACTACCAAGTCACAGGTGAAGAAGAGTATTCGTTTCGTATAGAAATTGATGGAGATGGAAATTATACAGTCCATACAGGTACTTATGCGACACAGAAGCCGCGATCAGGAAAACTCACCGCACATCAGGAGTCTGAGCTTCAGCATGCGGTTACATCCCTTAGGTCATTCAGCGAGCACCCAAAACCGGGTGATGGGCAGGCGTTTCAGGCAAAGCTGGTCGTCGGTGAAGGCGAGCAGCAGGTTGTCTATACATTCTGGGAAGGCGCCCTGGAGGAAGACGAGCAGTTGGCTTCGCTGGTCAGGCAGCTGGAAGTGATCTGATGCGGCACTCCAGCGGGTGATAAATAACTGAGATTATGCATTTTTGTGTCTGGCGAGTGGTTTTGATTCATCCCGGCCAGCGGGAAAAAATTGGACTTTTCAGAAATAACTGCTAGGACAATATTTATCCTCCCACAGCCATATTCTATGTGACAAAGATATGTATATAGGGTCAAAATTTTCTCAGAGATGATGTTTGGGTCTGTTGACACTAATCCAAGCGGCTCTGATACAACTGAAATAGCGCCAACCAAGGCATGAGGAGAGTAGTTGGGTGATTCCAGATGAACGGCTAGCAATGCTGATCGATATTATTTCAGGCATAACCCGCAGGGTCTGGGCAGTTTTTCCGTCCAGTGGCATTTCCGTTCGTTCATATATCGTCACTGCACATCGCACATACTGCTTTACAGGATATAATAATTATTGCCAGCAGGGCCGGCTGGATTAGTCTTGGCAGGCTCTAGGACGTACCAATGCACAATCCAGACAAAACACCCAACGGCACAATCCGGAATATCGATGGCAAGACCTGTATCTTCTATGACGGATACTGGATAAAGCACTACGTGCCGATGGAAGATAACCTGGAGACGAAAAAGCACTTAATCGAGGCGCTTACCCGTCGACTATTCAACCATGTCGAACATGGCATCAACATGCCCGGCGACAGGCTGGAAGAGGCCAGAAAGGCGTATAAGGAGGAGGACGACCCAGATCTGAAACGTGTGAAGGGTGCAATGTTGGCCGGAGCTCTGTTCAATCGCGGCACGGATATATTCAGAGACTTGGTAAAACTGAAGGATGAGAATATAAAGAGCGGTAGAGGCAGGGAAATGCTGCATGAGTGTGGCCAGTATCTGTTGGAGGCGCTGGAGCTTGGCAATCTGGTGAAGCATCGCAGCGGCGATGAGGGCATTGATGAACTTTGGGGGGAACCCTTCCGCGCATTCACGATTCCGATAGAATCGTTTTATGAAACTCGGTATATAAAGATTGCGCAGTCCATGCACGATATCGACAATATATCGGAGGCGATGATCGAGGCATTCCAGGATAGTCATTTCTTCAAGGGAGTTGAAGAGTCGACCCGACAGTTTGCAGGGGCGGCAAAACTCAAGTGCGAAACCCTGCGCACCGACCCCATAATATTCGACATCTGGCCCAGATTTGCGGTCGCCGGTGAAAAACTCATGCAAATCGGGCCGTTAGAGAGAAATAATGATTCTTGTCTGGCCTGTTGGGAAGCAGATGAGGGCCATCGGCTGATCAAGGATGGGGTGGATCTCATTACTCACATCGCCAGGGCCAGAGTTTCTATGCCGAAAAGCACCAGCGCATTTATTGACCGTTGCCACTCCTACCTGGCTTGTCGGGGGAGTGCACCCGGACTCTCACGAGTCGAATTGAAATCCCTTTGAACGCCTTATTTTTTTATCAAGATTGCGGCGTCTGTAATTATTGTCTAACGATTCAATCGTATACTGAAGAGAGCAGTAGCATTGCCATATGCTTCCATGTCGATTCTTGTCCATGATGGTATATTGGGCCATTTCCAGAGGATATGGTTTGTAGTGATATACTGCGGCGGTTTTTCGCCAATCAGGATAAGCGGACAGTTCGGTTGTAAACTAAAACATAAGTGTATGCTGAATATCAGCAGCTTTCTCCTTTGCGATCATGTTGTAAATTGAACGTAGCTACTAAATGTTTGAATCGTATTACAAATTAGACGCAAATCCATTCCGGTTGAGTGCCGATGAGCGGTTCAGATTTGCACATAAAAACTACCTGAAGGCGTGGTCATACCTGGTATATGCCTTGGAGCAGGGTGAAGGTTTCATCATGGTCACCGGCAGGCCGGGTTCAGGCAAGACAACACTGATTCGCGACATTTTGTCGGAAGTCGACAAATCGAAAATTCTGGCAATCAACCTGGTTACCAATCAATTACAAGCTGAAGAACTGCTGCGAAAGGTGGCCTTGGAGTACGGGTTACCTGCTGAAAGCTTTAATAAGGCCACGCTGCTGACGAGTATCGAGGATTTTGTCACCAAAGAGTATCTGGCGGGCAGGCGGGCCGTCATCGTCATTGACGAGGCTCAGAATCTTACCCTGAATGGTCTTGAAGAGCTTCGTCTGCTCTCCAATCTTCAAACCGGGAGTCACCCGCTTTTCCAGATATTTCTCATCGGTCAGGATGATCTTCGGTCGCTTATTCTGAGCCCGGAAATGGAGCAGATTCGTCAGCGGATGATTGCTAGCTGTCAAATCGAAACCATGGATCTGCAACAGACAGAGGGCTATATCGAACATAGGCTCGGTATTGTCGGTTGGAATCAGGACCCAGTGTTTGATGAGGCGATTTTTCCGCTCATACACTATTTGTCTGATGGCATACCGAGAAAGATCAATCATATTGTCAGTCGATTACTCCTCTACGGCGCATTGGAGGAGAAGCATGAGTTGACAGAAGATGATGTATGGATTGTCGCCAGAGAGTTGTTTGATGAGGAGCGTCTGTCCATTCAGAGTGGCGACTCCTTTACCACATTCAAGGATAAATATGGCCAGCTTGAAAATCCCCGGTCAGAGCCATCCGAACCTGGCTCGGAGATAGAGAGTATTGAACTCCCGCAAACTGTTGATACTGAGAGTGTCGGCATTACCGAGCCCGATACTGGGGTTTTCGAGGAGAGTGAAGCCAGGTTGGCGACTGAGCCTGATGCAGCGTCAGATACAGATACAGATACAGAGGCAGAGGCAGAGGTGAAAGGTGAATCCGAATCCGAGCTAGAAGCAGATGCTGAGTCGAGTATCGAACAGGAGACAGAAGAAGCCAAAGATTCCGTGACAGAAACAGAGGATGCAGAGCATATATCGGAATTCTATCCCTATGGAGAGGACCTGGTCGACTCTGACTTCTCATCCGAAAAGGGGAAACTATCTTCAGATGAATCTGATGTAGCGCTCTTAAATGATGAAGCAGAACGTCTTGTCCAACCGATAACCACAGAGCAAGCATCAGTAACCTCTGCAAAGGATTACGTCAATGAGTCTGATATGGATGCGTTGACATCGAAGTTACTCAAAGAGGGCGATATCAAAGTAGAAGATGCGTCTGCAGAGAACACTGAAACCAATCCAGAGGATATCCTCAACCTGCCATCCATGCAGGCAGAAAGACGTAAACACGAAATTGATGAAAAGGGGGGATTGATCAACACGGCTGAGACGCTTGAGGTTGAAGATCTGTTTACCGGTACCTTTGGTAAATCGTTACGCAATATTTTCTTTCTTGTGTTAGCAGGATTCTTCTTTTTAGCACTGTTTGTCATCAAACCTGAGCGCATTGATCAGGCCTGGAATGGGACAGTCGACAAGCTGCAGTCGATGATCAACCCGACAGAAGATGGGCGTGAGACGGACCCGCCCTCTGCTGGGAATGGGCAGCAAATACCTGAAACAGATGAAAGTCTGCCCCTTCAGATCGATGCAGATTCCAGTATCGAGACTTCGGCAGAACCCGAGGTGATTGAAACAGTACCGGAGAAAGTCGAAACCAGCGCAGAGCCAAATCTTGTGATTGTTGATACGGAAGCGGATAAAACAAAAGCAATATCAGATGTTGAGAGTGATGTTGAAACGAGCCCATCCTTGGAAAACATAGAGTCGACAATCGTGACGGCGGATCCCGTTGAAAGGGCCAGCAAAGACTATATTGCAACCCAGTCGAGATATCAAAAAATTGAGATTGGTGAAGGCACAAAGGAAACAATAGACATTATCCCCACTATTCGGAAGTTTCAGATCTACTTTGAATTTGATAATCCAAAAATACCTGATCAATTCAAGGATATGTTGAATGACCTCTATATCGTCCTCTCGCTAAACAAGGCATCCATAATGACTATTACGGGGTATACGGATGCAAGCGGTGATCCCATCTACAACATGCGTCTGTCGGTAGAGCGTGCAAATGCTGTATCCAACTACTTCACGGAAAGGGGTATCAGCTCAGAGCGTATTCAGGTCGAAGGCAGGGGCCCAGTACCGAAATCGACGACAGATGAACATGAAGAGCTGGATAAACGGTTCGGCAACAGGCGTGTAGAAATCGTATTACGCGAAGACGGTGAATAGGGCAGGCGGTTACACCTCGCTCCCACGCACCGGTTTGATTCGTACCCACGCTCCAGCGTGGGAATGCATAGGCCACTTAAATCATACCACCATAGTTGGAATCACATCGAGAGACTCCAGTGATTCCAACAATGAGTCAATGCACTCATCGATATCCCGGTCCTCCGTATCGATGACGATTTCAGGATTCTCCGGTATCTCATAAGGGGATGAGATGCCTGTGAAGTCGGGGATCTCGCCCGCCCGTGCCTTTTTGTAGAGTCCCTTCACATCCCGTGATTCACAGGTTTCTATCGATGCTTTCACATAGACTTCGATAAAATCGTTCTCTTGAAAAAGTCGGCGTACGTTATCTCTGTCTTTGCGTATGGGAGAGATAAATGCAGTCAGTGCGATGGTTCCAGCATCGACAAACAGCTTCGACATTTCGCCAATCCGTCGTATGTTTTCTGTGCGGTCCTCGATGTTAAAACCAAGATCCCGGCAGAGGCCATGTCTTACGTTATCGCCGTCAAAGACATAAGTCCTGCATCCACGTTGGTGAAGTCGTTCCTCCAGGGCATGCGCCAGGGTGGACTTGCCGGAACCCGAGAGACCGGTGAACCAGAGCAGTTTAGCCCGGTGCAGATTCATCTTTTCCCGTCGTTCCCGGGTGACGGTGGCATGGTGCCAATAGATATTATCATCCATGTTGGTAGTCCTTAATTCACTATATTGAAATTGATTATCATCAAGCGTGCCAAACCAGACTCAGTAGGCATTGTCATTTTTGAGATTGAATGGGGTCCTCAGTAAAATAGACAGATCAAGCCACAAAGACCAGTTGTTGATGTACTCCAAATCATATTTGACCCGTTTCTCCATCTGCTTTAGTTCTTTGGTCTCTCCTCGAAATCCCCGAATCTGAGCCAACCCGGTAATCCCTGGCTTGATACGATGTCGTGCCAGATAGGCCTCGATTCGTTTTGAATACTCCAGATTGTGCTGGAGTGCATGAGGTCTGGGACCGACAAGCGACATCTGACCCGCCAAGACGTTAAGCAGTTGAGGCAGTTCATCGATGCTGGTGCGGCGTATGAATCGGCCAATGCGGGTGATGCGCGGGTCATCACGGGTCGCTTGTTTCACTATCCCATCCTTCTCGGTATGCAACCTCATGCTGCGGAACTTCCAGATCCTGAAGTGCTTTCCATCCCAGCCGGTGCGTTCCTGCCTGAAAAAGATCGGGCCGGGGGATTCAACCTTTATCAGGATCGCGGTGATCAACATGATCGGGCTGGCTAGAATCAGAAACATCAACGCTAATACGCGGTCCTCTATCGCCTTGATCAAAAGGTGAGAACCGATCAATGGGGTTTCCGACAGAGTTAGGATCGGTATGCCTGCCAATTCCTTTACGCTATGGTTAATCAGATTCAATGCAAATATATTCGGTGCCCAGTGAATATTGACATTTTCATTCAACAGCTCGAAATAGATTTGCTGGATCATCGGTGAACTATCCAGCGATACGGCGATATAGATGGTCTGGATATCGTAAACTCTGATCAACCGATTTATATCTTCCAACCTGCCGACAACAGGCATGGCTGACCGGCCTGAATGATCGGTTGTGTCGTCGCAATCCGTGGCGGATACCACACCGACAACCTCTTCAGGCATCCACGGATTGCTGTTGATGCGGTCGTACAAATGGTTTGCCAGTGCGCCGCAGCCAATGATCAACGCCCTAGTGTTGGTCTCCTGCGAGACCATGTGCCGCTGTATCAATCTGAACCCGAAATGGAGGCTGACCTGGGCGAGATAACCCAATACAAAGAGCAGCAGCACCACCGCCCTGGAGTATGTTTCGGTATATTTGGTGACAAACGCCAACAAGAGCAGGAAGGCGAAGGCACTGCTCCATGCCTTGAAAAGCTTGAAGGCCTTTTTCGTCATCGTACCGTGATGACGGTATATGTTCATCCTGTCATAGATCACCGACATGCTACCCAGCAACGCCAGGGCCAGTATGATGTAGTGAGAGGTCAGCTTGCCATGAAATAAGAGTGGCAGGGCAAGAATTAAAATCACCACAGCCAGGCCGTCGAGGAAGGCCTGAAGCGAAGTGGTCAGGCTATTGCGGCGCTGTAGCAGTGACCGATCAGATTGTTTGACCTCGAGCAAATCCCTCTCCTCCAGAGCTACTGCGATCAATACGATTTCGCAGTGGTGGATTATGGGCCAAAGAAGACCGCAAGGAAAGAGGTTGGTTACAAGTTATGAAATAAAGATATCAACTCTGCATTGTTCATACATATCATTGCATATCAGTCGGATTTTGATCACAAATAATTCAGGAAAAAGTTTGAGAGTCTGATTGAAAATTGCTAAAAAAATGTGATCTGTCGCAAAAAGTCGTCAAAGCAATTACGCCAGACAGGGAAACTATACCGTGTAAAAAATATTTATCCTTTACAATGAATGCGTGCAATAAAGTCGATCAGATCTGACAGGTTATACCCAAGGATAA
This sequence is a window from Candidatus Thiodiazotropha sp. LNASS1. Protein-coding genes within it:
- a CDS encoding YceH family protein; the encoded protein is MKVEITPLEARVVGCLLEKEVTTPDQYPLSLAALTNACNQKSSRDPVLQLQEVEVQSLLDELMKKHLVSDRTGFGSRVAKYQHRFCNTGFGALEFSTQELGLICVLLLRGPQTPGELRGRTNRLCQFSDVQEVESVLNGLMQRADGPFVVRLAREPGRRESRYAHLFCGDVEEDSEANEPDSMERGQEAGQASRIEQFEAVLNEMRREIKNLKARVDELELHRN
- a CDS encoding SDR family oxidoreductase yields the protein MTNKSVAIVTGANRGLGLETSRQLARLGHHVLMTSRNEVDGQAAQQMLLNEGLDVSYHPLDVRSEASVLAVVQHFRQHHKRLQILVNNAGIFPDPSPEDSESSVFNAEIENILNGFDTNTLGPLRLCQALIPLMDGEGCVVNVSSGMGQLSEMGGCCPSYRLSKTALNALTRIFSEELKQTQIKINSICPGWVRTDMGGKEATLSIPEGVEGIIWAATLADDGPSGGFFRFGKPIEW
- a CDS encoding AAA family ATPase; translated protein: MFESYYKLDANPFRLSADERFRFAHKNYLKAWSYLVYALEQGEGFIMVTGRPGSGKTTLIRDILSEVDKSKILAINLVTNQLQAEELLRKVALEYGLPAESFNKATLLTSIEDFVTKEYLAGRRAVIVIDEAQNLTLNGLEELRLLSNLQTGSHPLFQIFLIGQDDLRSLILSPEMEQIRQRMIASCQIETMDLQQTEGYIEHRLGIVGWNQDPVFDEAIFPLIHYLSDGIPRKINHIVSRLLLYGALEEKHELTEDDVWIVARELFDEERLSIQSGDSFTTFKDKYGQLENPRSEPSEPGSEIESIELPQTVDTESVGITEPDTGVFEESEARLATEPDAASDTDTDTEAEAEVKGESESELEADAESSIEQETEEAKDSVTETEDAEHISEFYPYGEDLVDSDFSSEKGKLSSDESDVALLNDEAERLVQPITTEQASVTSAKDYVNESDMDALTSKLLKEGDIKVEDASAENTETNPEDILNLPSMQAERRKHEIDEKGGLINTAETLEVEDLFTGTFGKSLRNIFFLVLAGFFFLALFVIKPERIDQAWNGTVDKLQSMINPTEDGRETDPPSAGNGQQIPETDESLPLQIDADSSIETSAEPEVIETVPEKVETSAEPNLVIVDTEADKTKAISDVESDVETSPSLENIESTIVTADPVERASKDYIATQSRYQKIEIGEGTKETIDIIPTIRKFQIYFEFDNPKIPDQFKDMLNDLYIVLSLNKASIMTITGYTDASGDPIYNMRLSVERANAVSNYFTERGISSERIQVEGRGPVPKSTTDEHEELDKRFGNRRVEIVLREDGE
- a CDS encoding lipase maturation factor family protein → MNQFKATMSRLFQPAADQRLVSWLFLRLLALVYLAAFASLSAQITGLVGESGILPLSEHFSLAGEYYGEKARLWFPSIFWITGTSDLALKSVSLLGILFSLILLFGRWQRLTLILLFLLYLSLYHAGQIFTNFQWDTLLLETGFLAIFLVGGGNLLLIFLFDWLLFRLRFMSGLFKLVSGDPSWSGLTALNHYFETQPLPHIGAWYAHQLPELFLKAGVILTLFSELLVPFLIFFPRRFRYFAAGTTILMQLLIIATSNHNFINLLTIILCLFLLHDPLLKRMLPASLQERIETPVQSPGRLRTVLIVTASLLIVPASLISFGANIVRTQAVPTVIQDFSKTVQRFGIGHIFHIFPTMQTERHELVIQGSNDGQLWQTYDFKYKPGDPTRAPGMIIPHQPRLDWMIWFVPTQQPLQMNWFGRFVERLHQGSETVTALLEHNPFPDDPPRYLRVDSFEYRFTSVEEREQSGSWWHMEYQGLFPKVAPRIP
- a CDS encoding ArsC family reductase: MMVKLYGIPNCDTMKKARRWLDEHGIAYQFHDYKKVGVDEKLLRQWVARVGWEALLNRRGMMWRKLDDSVKAEINEENAIRIMLETPSIIKRPVLETDKTLNVGFTEEAYSRLFS
- the cysC gene encoding adenylyl-sulfate kinase, with the translated sequence MDDNIYWHHATVTRERREKMNLHRAKLLWFTGLSGSGKSTLAHALEERLHQRGCRTYVFDGDNVRHGLCRDLGFNIEDRTENIRRIGEMSKLFVDAGTIALTAFISPIRKDRDNVRRLFQENDFIEVYVKASIETCESRDVKGLYKKARAGEIPDFTGISSPYEIPENPEIVIDTEDRDIDECIDSLLESLESLDVIPTMVV
- a CDS encoding undecaprenyl-phosphate glucose phosphotransferase, which produces MIAVALEERDLLEVKQSDRSLLQRRNSLTTSLQAFLDGLAVVILILALPLLFHGKLTSHYIILALALLGSMSVIYDRMNIYRHHGTMTKKAFKLFKAWSSAFAFLLLLAFVTKYTETYSRAVVLLLFVLGYLAQVSLHFGFRLIQRHMVSQETNTRALIIGCGALANHLYDRINSNPWMPEEVVGVVSATDCDDTTDHSGRSAMPVVGRLEDINRLIRVYDIQTIYIAVSLDSSPMIQQIYFELLNENVNIHWAPNIFALNLINHSVKELAGIPILTLSETPLIGSHLLIKAIEDRVLALMFLILASPIMLITAILIKVESPGPIFFRQERTGWDGKHFRIWKFRSMRLHTEKDGIVKQATRDDPRITRIGRFIRRTSIDELPQLLNVLAGQMSLVGPRPHALQHNLEYSKRIEAYLARHRIKPGITGLAQIRGFRGETKELKQMEKRVKYDLEYINNWSLWLDLSILLRTPFNLKNDNAY
- a CDS encoding LL-diaminopimelate aminotransferase; its protein translation is MIKINENYKKLQASYLFSDIAKRVAAFQQANPDKHIIRLGIGDVTRALPDACIKAFHAAIDEMANDATFHGYGPEQGYDFLRKAIAEGDFQSRGCNIEADEIFVSDGAKCDSGNFQEIFANDIRVAIPDPVYPVYVDTNVMAGRTGEAEAGRYTGLTYLEGTRENGFIPNLPSVPVDLIYLCFPNNPTGATATKEQLKQWVEYAKNNKALILFDAAYEAFVQDERLPRSIYEIEGAEEVAVEFRSFSKNAGFTGTRCAYTVVPKACKAYTTSGDAVSIQELWNRRHTTKFNSVSYPVQRAAEAVYSEEGRTQISELVGYYLDNAKFIREQMEGLGYNCIGGENSPYIWIDAKGDSWDLFDMLLNKAGVVCTPGAGFGKCGEGYIRISAFNSFENVQDAMKRISGAL